The following proteins come from a genomic window of Nocardiopsis sp. YSL2:
- a CDS encoding copper chaperone PCu(A)C produces the protein MHPTRTAGAAALFSLVLALSACGGADQPQEQAAAGDGAAEDATAADGFEITDPWIKAATVEDGMTAVFGEIGNGSDTDVTIVSAAHEAAGMTELHEGVTEGADTTMREVEEGFAIPAGGSRTLEAGGDHIMLMDLSEDLEPGTESTVTVEFADGSTAEFTAQVKEFAGANEEYGGGEEESEGEHTDHAYTEDEG, from the coding sequence ATGCACCCGACCCGTACCGCCGGGGCCGCCGCCCTGTTCTCCCTCGTCCTGGCCCTGTCCGCCTGCGGAGGCGCCGACCAGCCGCAGGAGCAGGCCGCCGCCGGGGACGGCGCGGCCGAGGACGCCACCGCCGCCGACGGCTTCGAGATCACCGACCCCTGGATCAAGGCCGCCACCGTCGAGGACGGCATGACGGCCGTGTTCGGCGAGATCGGCAACGGTTCCGACACCGACGTGACCATCGTCTCCGCCGCGCACGAGGCCGCGGGCATGACCGAACTGCACGAGGGCGTCACCGAGGGCGCCGACACCACCATGCGCGAGGTCGAGGAGGGCTTCGCCATCCCGGCGGGCGGCTCCCGGACCCTGGAGGCCGGCGGCGACCACATCATGCTGATGGACCTGAGCGAGGACCTGGAGCCGGGTACCGAGTCCACCGTCACCGTGGAGTTCGCCGACGGCTCCACCGCCGAGTTCACCGCACAGGTCAAGGAGTTCGCGGGCGCCAACGAGGAGTACGGCGGCGGCGAGGAGGAGTCGGAGGGCGAGCACACCGACCACGCGTACACGGAGGACGAGGGCTGA
- a CDS encoding Hsp20/alpha crystallin family protein, whose translation MTPKRFSNPFHGVVDMITEMNRISDTMSSIETSQAGERERGYADAWSPPTDILARGEDLVVRCEIPGVYEQDVTVSLSHGVLTISGERQRDEDDVVYYSSERYMGTFRREISLPEEISENDIEASYGEGLLEVTVHGAANTTAPRKISIRRRKR comes from the coding sequence GTGACACCCAAGAGGTTCAGCAACCCCTTTCACGGGGTGGTGGACATGATCACCGAGATGAACCGCATCTCCGACACCATGTCCTCGATCGAGACCAGCCAGGCGGGTGAGCGCGAGCGCGGCTACGCCGACGCCTGGAGCCCGCCCACGGACATCCTGGCCCGCGGCGAGGACCTCGTCGTCCGGTGCGAGATCCCCGGTGTCTACGAGCAGGACGTGACCGTCAGCCTGTCCCACGGCGTCCTCACCATCAGCGGGGAGCGCCAGCGCGATGAGGACGACGTCGTGTACTACTCGTCCGAGCGGTACATGGGCACCTTCCGACGGGAGATCAGCCTGCCCGAGGAGATCAGCGAGAACGACATCGAGGCGAGCTACGGCGAGGGGCTGCTGGAGGTGACCGTGCACGGCGCGGCCAACACCACCGCGCCCAGGAAGATCTCGATCCGGCGGCGCAAGCGCTAG